Genomic segment of Aliiroseovarius sp. M344:
CATCGGTTGACCTGCGCGTTCATTCACGATCCCCACGCGCCTTATCCGCCCGGAGGAGCGCGTCGGTGGTGGCTACACCATGCGTTGGACGTGCTTGCAAAACATCTGGCAGGTCACGGCGGGCAATTGGTGGTGCGTCATGGCGCTGCGGCTGACGTGTTGGCGGACCTGCGCGCAGAAACTGGAGCGCAGCATGTGTTTTGGAGCAGGCGGTATACACCCGATGAAGTCGCCGCAGATACCGCCTTGAAGGCTGCTCTGACGTCGCAAGGTTGCACGGTGCACAGTCATGCTGGTCGTTATTTATTAGAGCCCTGGCATGTCACGACCAAAGCCGGCACCCCATTCAAAGTGTTTACGCCTTTCTGGCGGGCCAGCCGCGAACACATCCGCGCCACAGGTTTAGGTGATGCGTTGCCTGTGCCAAAAAGCATTACGTTTGCCGATACCATTGCCACCGCGCCGCTTGAAGAATTCGACCTGCTGCCCACGTCCCCGAACTGGGCCGAAGGGTTTGAACCGCTCTGGCAGCCCGGTGAGGAGGGCGCTCTGGCCCGGCTGGACGCGTTTCTGGAAGAGGGTGCGCACGGCTATGCCAAGGGGCGCGATTTTCCGGCAGAGCCGCATACCTCGCGCCTGTCGCCTTACTTGCAGTCCGGCAATATCAGCCCGCGTCAGATCTGGGCGGCACTGGATCGGGCCGAGCATCTGGGCCAGATGTCGGGCCGCGATGCTGACAAGTTCCGCGCCGAACTGGGCTGGCGTGACTTTGCGGCCTATCTGCTGTTTCACAATCGCGACTTCGAAGACATCGAATTCCAACCCCGGTTCCGCAGCTTTCCATGGCGGTACGACACTAACCACCTGACAAGGTGGCAGCGCGGCCAAACCGGATATCCGATCGTCGATGCCGGGATGCGCGAGCTTTGGCAGACCGGTTACATGCATAACCGCGTGCGCATGGTGGTCGCGTCGTTTCTGGTGAAACATCTGCGCATCGACTGGCGCGCGGGGCGCGATTGGTTTTGGGACACGTTGGTTGATGGAGATTTGGCTTCGAACGCAGCCAGTTGGCAGTGGGTAGCAGGGTGCGGCGCGGATGCGGCGCCTTACTTCCGCGTGTTCAACCCGATGATGCAGGCTGCGAAGTTTGATCCTGACGGGAAATTCATTCGCCAGTTTGTGCCAGAAATAGCAGACCTGCCTGACAAATACCTAGCCGCACCGTGGACTGCGCCACTGGATGTGTTGTCGAAAGCGGGGATAAAACTGGGCGAAACCTATCCATGTCCCATGGTCGATCATGCCGACGCCCGGCGGGCTGCGTTGACGGCGTTTGATGAATTGTCC
This window contains:
- a CDS encoding cryptochrome/photolyase family protein, which gives rise to MSTPEPSNAILLFRDDLRLSDHQALTAAVQAGHRLTCAFIHDPHAPYPPGGARRWWLHHALDVLAKHLAGHGGQLVVRHGAAADVLADLRAETGAQHVFWSRRYTPDEVAADTALKAALTSQGCTVHSHAGRYLLEPWHVTTKAGTPFKVFTPFWRASREHIRATGLGDALPVPKSITFADTIATAPLEEFDLLPTSPNWAEGFEPLWQPGEEGALARLDAFLEEGAHGYAKGRDFPAEPHTSRLSPYLQSGNISPRQIWAALDRAEHLGQMSGRDADKFRAELGWRDFAAYLLFHNRDFEDIEFQPRFRSFPWRYDTNHLTRWQRGQTGYPIVDAGMRELWQTGYMHNRVRMVVASFLVKHLRIDWRAGRDWFWDTLVDGDLASNAASWQWVAGCGADAAPYFRVFNPMMQAAKFDPDGKFIRQFVPEIADLPDKYLAAPWTAPLDVLSKAGIKLGETYPCPMVDHADARRAALTAFDELSANETGAD